A section of the Luteolibacter rhizosphaerae genome encodes:
- a CDS encoding Hsp20/alpha crystallin family protein encodes FKRVFQLTENVDPDKVEARYRNGVLEVHVGKSEVSKPRVIQVKTD; translated from the coding sequence GCTTCAAGCGGGTCTTCCAACTGACGGAGAACGTGGACCCGGACAAGGTGGAGGCGCGCTATCGCAACGGTGTGCTGGAGGTGCACGTGGGCAAGAGCGAGGTATCCAAGCCTCGCGTGATCCAGGTAAAAACCGACTGA
- a CDS encoding WYL domain-containing protein: MKKQKRAPLSAVRDAIRECRVIRFSYEGQSYTVKPVELGRSTGGSLIVKACVREGPADGLRGWANFYYWKIRSLEILPERFDPGTGPESLHPVAA; encoded by the coding sequence ATGAAAAAGCAAAAACGTGCACCCTTGTCCGCCGTGCGGGACGCGATCCGCGAATGCCGCGTGATCCGGTTCAGCTACGAAGGGCAGAGCTACACCGTGAAGCCGGTGGAGCTGGGACGCTCCACGGGAGGATCCCTGATCGTGAAAGCCTGCGTGAGGGAAGGGCCAGCAGATGGCCTTAGGGGCTGGGCAAACTTCTACTACTGGAAGATCCGCAGCCTTGAAATCCTGCCGGAGCGGTTTGATCCCGGGACGGGGCCGGAGTCTCTTCACCCGGTGGCCGCATAA